A single Musa acuminata AAA Group cultivar baxijiao chromosome BXJ2-1, Cavendish_Baxijiao_AAA, whole genome shotgun sequence DNA region contains:
- the LOC135598907 gene encoding uncharacterized protein LOC135598907 produces the protein MWSFARNMVAGKFGSENTCAKSSMSNPDCSDDEISSCTSKEEGLECPICWESFNIVENVPYVLWCGHTLCKNCVLGLKWAVVKLPTVPIQLPFIISCPWCNTLSLRLIYKGNLTFPRKNYFLLWMVESMNCDRPRSDSIHEEHHPVWPSAGNQPRGSHGFQHHIIRRTPNMHAEHLDHNQTDAGSANNYFNMERIHASLCKSLALFVQFTAKFPLVIIFLLIVLYAIPASVAILVLYILITVLFALPSFLMLYFAYPTLDWLVREILT, from the coding sequence ATGTGGAGTTTTGCTAGGAATATGGTTGCTGGAAAATTTGGCTCCGAGAACACCTGTGCAAAATCAAGCATGTCTAATCCTGATTGTTCCGATGATGAGATTTCTTCCTGCACCAGTAAAGAAGAAGGCTTGGAGTGCCCAATTTGTTGGGAATCATTTAATATCGTAGAGAATGTGCCTTATGTCCTATGGTGTGGGCACACTCTATGCAAGAATTGCGTCCTGGGACTCAAGTGGGCTGTAGTCAAACTTCCGACTGTACCAATCCAGCTACCGTTCATCATCTCCTGCCCATGGTGCAATACGTTGTCTCTGCGGTTGATTTACAAGGGTAATCTCACATTTCCCCGGAAAAACTACTTCCTTCTCTGGATGGTTGAGAGCATGAATTGTGATAGGCCAAGATCTGACTCCATTCATGAGGAACACCATCCTGTGTGGCCTTCAGCTGGCAACCAGCCACGGGGAAGTCATGGTTTCCAGCACCATATCATCCGAAGAACTCCAAACATGCATGCAGAACACTTGGACCACAACCAAACTGATGCAGGCTCCGCTAATAATTACTTCAATATGGAGCGGATCCATGCTTCCTTATGCAAGTCGCTAGCTCTCTTTGTACAATTTACAGCCAAGTTTCCACTTGTGATCATCTTCCTTCTCATAGTCCTTTATGCCATCCCTGCAAGTGTTGCCATCTTAGTTCTGTATATCCTCATCACTGTCCTGTTTGCCTTGCCTTCCTTTCTGATGCTATACTTTGCTTACCCTACCTTGGATTGGCTTGTGAGAGAAATTCTTACTTGA
- the LOC135585391 gene encoding uncharacterized protein LOC135585391, with protein sequence MIRSILALRCKSITGRRISCLPCWNLAFYHQADELGSEELLPSEWYRAAAAKIIRLTHVLKDVKQIDGRIISINDSAVITDDHIISHMETFKSLAKAFIEPTTLQLSQRKTNALAAPLVSPKLFCRASERSSMTLISLTQVCNFLNVSVQKRKHVRLALCPQVTQHSIWWGVLEEVLQDLKHEMDCLACHSKAFEMGEQILFSCIKFLTDIKGSNASSPSWMRPAPSNKVEKSLPSRKWEEVLDMFVDLSKVLGQEQNLTYHLSKLDIMKEGLYQIKDILVERDISHKEVRRQDYLVQKKFTKCLGHSSKCLFTLLLYYLHGTIRDIEVEVSGGIYECGGTTYLYIGKILHSSDEGSIRSGIMQLNRALSVYQLVWQTAAMDGVLELQGHLWCPEAEERSLTYRGNVYHIHRLRYDLWK encoded by the coding sequence ATGATTCGATCTATTCTTGCTCTTCGCTGCAAGTCCATAACGGGTAGGCGTATTAGCTGTCTTCCGTGTTGGAATTTGGCATTCTACCACCAAGCTGATGAACTTGGCAGTGAAGAGTTGCTGCCATCAGAATGGTACAGAGCGGCTGCTGCTAAAATAATCAGACTGACACATGTTCTAAAAGATGTCAAGCAGATAGATGGAAGGATAATCAGCATCAATGACAGCGCTGTCATTACAGATGACCATATCATCAGCCATATGGAGACCTTCAAGTCGCTTGCGAAAGCGTTCATCGAGCCTACCACATTGCAGCTCTCCCAAAGGAAGACAAATGCACTGGCTGCACCACTCGTATCTCCAAAACTTTTCTGTAGAGCGAGTGAAAGGAGCTCGATGACGCTGATTTCACTTACCCAAGTTTGTAACTTCCTTAATGTCTCAGTTCAGAAGAGGAAGCATGTTCGTTTGGCACTATGTCCGCAAGTTACACAGCACAGTATTTGGTGGGGAGTGCTTGAGGAGGTTCTCCAAGACTTGAAACATGAAATGGACTGCTTAGCATGCCATTCTAAGGCTTTCGAGATGGGTGAGCAGATACTATTCAGCTGTATAAAGTTTTTGACAGATATCAAGGGTTCAAATGCTTCCTCCCCGTCGTGGATGCGACCAGCCCCTTCGAACAAGGTCGAGAAGTCGCTGCCATCACGCAAATGGGAAGAAGTTCTTGATATGTTTGTTGATCTCTCGAAGGTCTTGGGCCAAGAGCAGAACTTGACATATCACCTCTCCAAGCTTGATATCATGAAAGAAGGATTGTACCAAATCAAGGATATTCTGGTTGAGAGAGACATTAGTCACAAGGAAGTTCGACGGCAGGACTACCTAGTCCAGAAGAAGTTTACAAAGTGCTTAGGGCACTCTTCCAAGTGTTTGTTCACTCTATTGCTGTATTATCTGCATGGAACCATCAGAGATATTGAAGTTGAGGTTAGTGGAGGGATTTACGAGTGTGGTGGTACTACATACTTGTACATTGGAAAGATCTTACATTCTTCTGATGAAGGGTCAATAAGGAGTGGGATTATGCAGCTGAACAGAGCTTTGAGTGTTTACCAGCTTGTGTGGCAAACAGCAGCTATGGATGGAGTATTGGAGTTgcaaggacatctttggtgtcctgAGGCCGAGGAAAGGTCTCTCACATACAGAGGGAATGTGTATCACATTCACAGGTTAAGGTATGATTTAtggaaataa